The window GATTGATGCGAAAGTCAAACATCAATTATATGAGTTATTAAAGCAACAGAAATACAATGAAGCTCGTTCTCTGGCAGAAGAGTTGACGATAAAACAGCCGAATAATTTACAGAATTGGATTACGCTAGAGAGAATTAACTTCGTTACTGGGGATAAAAATGCGGCAATATTCTCTTTGGCGAAAGTTATTTCCATGTATAGCAATGCATGGTTAGTCTATAGTGAATTATCTAGTTTGTTGCACAATACATATCATTATTGGGAAGCAATTAACTTAGCCTATAAGGTTATTCGCTGTGATAGCAACGTTGCTGTCGCCTGGAATGTGGTGGCGCTTGTTTATTTAAAATTCGAAAATATGTCTGGGGCAGAAGTCTGTCTAGAAAAAGCGATGCAACTTCTACCTAACGATGCGGCAATACTGAACGGTATGGCGATGGTGTTGGATAAAAAATCCAATGTCGAAAGTGCAATTGATTATTATCGCCGAGCGGTTGCTGCAGCTCCAGATGATTTAAGTATATACAGTAACCTTTTATTTGCTTTACTACATAATGCCAATATCCCGGCTTCAGAGGTTTTTGCTGAGCATTTATTGTATGGCGAAGCGGTAGAAAAACGGATTGGTGCGAGTACACCTGTTCACTATCTACAAAATAAAGATCCCAACAGAGTATTACGTATTGGTTTTGTTTCTGGAGATTTATATTCACATCCCGTCAGCAAATTCTTATCGCCGGTATGGAATGACATAAACCCTCAACACTTTGCCCTTTATGCCTATTCCACATCACATCATTATGATGAAGTGACTCGTATGCTGGAAGAACGTTCAGCTGTGTGGCGTAACGTGGCGAGCAGTAGCGACACGGAATTATTCGAACTGATTAAACAGGATGAGATAGATATTCTTTTCGATCTTTCCGGTCACACTGGCGATAACCGCTTGTCAATGTTCGCTATGAAGCCTGCACCGATCCAGATTAGCTGGATTGGTTACCCGGGAACGACGGGATTAAAAGCGATGGATTACTATCTGGTCATGAACCATGCCCCATATCCAGAAGTTTTAGCCCATCAATTTACTGAAAAATTACTGTATGTGCTATTTGACCGACAATTTGAACCGGTAGTTAATGGCCCTGATGTTAACGATCTTCCTGCGTTGAAAAACGGTTATCTCACGTTCGCCAGCTTCAACAGACCGACTAAGATTAACGATACGGTATTATCGGCATGGGGAAAAATCCTCGTTCAGTTACCAACCAGCAAGATGATTATTGGTGCGTTGCCTAGCCAGCAGTCGAGAGAACATATACGTAAAAGGTTAGAGTCGCAGGGTGTTCAACCTGATCAGCTGATTTTCCGCGAACGTGTCAACATAATGAGTTATCTGGCTATGCACCAGGAAATTGATGTGCTGCTAGATACGTTCCCCTATACCGGGGGAACCACGACGAACTATGCGTTATGGATGGGCGTGCCGACTCTAACGCTGGCCGGTGAAACCTATGCTGCTCGCCAAGGGGTGGTAAACCTTGGCCAGGCTGGTTTGAATGAGTTTATTGCAGATTCAGAAGCTGACTATATCGACAAGGCTATTTCCTGGAATAATCGGTTGGATGAACTGAATCAAATTCGCCATAGTTTACGCAAGAAAATGGAGCATGACGTCGGTGCTGATAATGTAACCGCCGCCACCTATTTCGAGCAGGCGCTAAGAATGGTATGGAAAGCTTACTGTGCCGGTGAGCCACCTAAGAGTTATGCGATAGGTCACTCACCAGTGCCATGAAAATGATCGGTTTCATGGATGCACGTCATCAGGCTGACTGATAGAAATGATCGAGATAATGGCATGAACGCTTATGCCATTATCGGTAAAAGATAATTTTCAACGTATTGCCGAATAAGTAGAGGTCGGCTACGGATATTATAGAAAGAGAATGCGGCATTAATATTTTTACCTGGGGGCAGCAAACCTGAGCATTTTCTTTTTATGTCATCAAAATGGGTAAGTTTTCAGCGCGTTGATAGCTGTGAGTCAAGGGCGGTAGCGTTGATTGCGAATAATCTATAAGCGGAAGATGGTGAAATGAAAAAACCAGTGTATGTAACAAGCCCGTTATTACCGCCTTTGGATGAGTTTACTCCTTATCTTGAAGAAATATGGGAAAATAAGTGGCTAACTAATAATGGGACATTCCATCAGCGTTTAGAGCAAGCTCTGGCTGATTATCTTGGCGTTCCATACCTTAGTTTATTTTCCAATGGCACACTGGCTTTATTAACTGCTTTGCAAGCGTTACGTATCACTGGCGAGGTCATTACTACTCCTTACTCATTTGTGGCAACATCGCATACATTATTGTGGAATGGGTTAAAACCCGTCTTTGTTGATATTGATCCAGTAACATGTAATCTTGATCCTTCTAAATTAGAGCAGGCTATTACGCCAGCAACGTCTGCAATTTTACCCGTGCATTGTTATGGATTACCTGCAGATGTTGACCGTATTCAAAATATAGCTGATATATATGGCCTAAAAGTGATTTATGACGCGGCTCATGCTTTTGGTGTTAAGAGGAATGATGTCAGCATATTAAATCATGGCGATCTTTCGATTCTCAGTTTTCATGCGACGAAAGTTTTTAGCACTATCGAAGGTGGTGCGATTATTTCTCAAGATGAGAAAACGAAAAAAAGAATTGATTATCTTAAGAATTTTGGCTTCGTTGATGAAGTAACCGTTGTTGCTCCTGGTATTAATGCAAAAATGAATGAGGTTCAGGCCGCATTCGGATTGCTTCAATTAAAATATATTGATTCAGCATTGGAGCAGCGTAAGAACATTTATCTAAGATATTGTGAGCTTTTAAAAAACATTGCGGGAATTAATGTTGTGAACATTCCTGAGAATGTGACCTGGAATTATGCTTATTTTCCTATTTTCTTCTCTGATGATTTCCCTAAAAAAAGAGACGAAGTATACAATATAATGAGAGAAAGAAACATATATGCCCGCCGATACTTTTATCCGCTAATTAGCACCTTTCCAATGTATCGAGGGTTGGACTCAGCTAAAGAAGGTGGCCTGCCAACGGCAACGCACATTGCTGACAATGTGCTCTGTCTTCCTATTTATCCTGATTTGTCAGATGAAAGTATATTGGATGTTGTTAGGTGTATTTCTGATTGTGCGTAACGTAAGCGAAGGTTTTTTGATTAGAAAAACAATAGAGTCAATTACAAACTATCAATATACGATGGTTTGTAATTTACAATTCATATCTGTATTGGGTAGCGGTTTTAGTAGTGCCAGGAGAGCGAGTTGATAAAGTATGCGGTAATGCAACCTTATTTCTTTCCTTACATTGGCTATTTTCAGTTGATGGCCGAAGTAGATGTTTTTGTGGTTTACGATAATATAAAATACACCAAAAAAGGATGGATAAATCGAAACCGCATTTTGTTAAATGGGAAAGATAGTACGTTTAGTCTACCATTGAAGAAAGACTCTGATTTTTTAGATGTTAAAGATAGGGTACTGTCAGAGACATTTAATAGAGAAGACTTAATCAACAAAATATGTGGTGCTTATCGTCGTGCTCCTTATTTTAAAGATGTTTTTCCATTGCTGGAAAATATAATTAATTATCGAGATGATAATTTGTTTAACTATATATTTTTCTCATTGAAAAGCATTAAAGAATATCTTGGTTTAGCATGTGATATAAAAATATCCTCTTCTATCAATATCGATCACTCACTAAAATCTCAAGACAAAGTGCTTGCATTTGGGAACGCTCTCGGCGCGAAAACGTACAGTAACCCACCTGGTGGTATTTCTCTTTATTCCCAAGACGCCTTTGCGTCACATGGAATGACTCTGAATTTTATCCAGCCAAATAGTATTATTTATAAACAATTCGATGAACCTTTTGTGGCTTGGTTATCAATCATTGATGTCATGATGTTTAATTCCAGTGATGAGGTACTACGCCTTATTACTACTGAATATGAGTTGATATAAATATGTTCCAGTGGAAAAAGTTAGGTAAGGTATTCACCCCGCAAGAGATTAATGACCGCCCCTGGCTTAAAGAGTTTGCACAGGCACCCGCAACGCTGGTCTTTGATGATTTTGTCCGTGTTTATTTCTCTTGTCGCCCACCAGCTGATGAACATGGCATGTATGTTAGCTATTCTGCCTGGGTTGACCTGGATCGTCATAATCTTTTCAATGTATTACGTGTTTCCGAAACCCCTATTTTACCATTAGGGCAATCGGGTGAATTTGACGAATTCGGTACCTATCCGGTATCCGTTGTTCGTGATGAAAATATTTTCCGTGCATATTATGCCGGCTGGACTCGGTGTGAGTCTGTACCTTTCAACGTTGCCATCGGCATGGCCACTAGTGATGATGGTGATGTATTCCGCAAAGCTGGGCCAGGACCGATTATTAGCTATTCTCCTGAAGAACCCTTTGTTATGAGCGGGCCGAAAATTCGCCGTTTTAATGGCGAATGGCAGCTATTCTATATCGCAGGTCGTAGATGGAAACGGGTTGATGGTAGAGCAGAGCCTGTTTACAAAATTCGCATGGCGTTATCGAGTGATGGCATAAATTGGCGGAAGATCAATAAAGATTTAATCAGCAGCCGAATTGAAGAAGATGAAGCGCAGGCGAGTCCCGATGTGTTTTATGCAAACGGCAAGTATCATATGTTCTTTTGCTACCGCTACAGCGAACATTATCGAGGCAAAAAGCATGGGTATCGTATTG is drawn from Pectobacterium aroidearum and contains these coding sequences:
- a CDS encoding methyltransferase regulatory domain-containing protein gives rise to the protein MTLDTAASHPTTSAADRCPLPYTSPTHLQAVAYLHGIVAADPDRARVLELGCMSGANLLPFATAYPQAQAIGIDLDEEKIAQGQMWVQQYGLTNLQLQAMDLASLLDSNLGKFDYIIVHGVFGLVSGEARSALLAYCHRHLSAKGVVCFSYSTYPGGKTEEILQDALNLHASLAETPEQQQASARAMLSYLSLGMSANNPQRAAIATLVEEAEQLGDVSLALNYLQGLNQPCYLLDFNALITQEGLAYVGEIEPHTEIASHYGDQVDNLLRTICPTGNKILKQQYLDFNVGRKRRFSLLVAAERAEKLESEIDVSRLDKLSWAGSFRRSMLNKGLASNAYSTNTGIQISTDHELTQQILDVLGNAWPASVSFKELIFNTHFPEKENDKHEHENNVRESLYALLKQGLSSIHFCVGECAYRKSEFSTLRVLPNCGGNYPVFNYWYESFTLPSEAQGLKIPMDLLDEQDEGSLALLDELHHKGLMVGSALAWQRYFQKRLELAKDVKEVIHNINPLLIYSSNASGGGLFKASDAIKVEKSRKEFVNNAIDAKVKHQLYELLKQQKYNEARSLAEELTIKQPNNLQNWITLERINFVTGDKNAAIFSLAKVISMYSNAWLVYSELSSLLHNTYHYWEAINLAYKVIRCDSNVAVAWNVVALVYLKFENMSGAEVCLEKAMQLLPNDAAILNGMAMVLDKKSNVESAIDYYRRAVAAAPDDLSIYSNLLFALLHNANIPASEVFAEHLLYGEAVEKRIGASTPVHYLQNKDPNRVLRIGFVSGDLYSHPVSKFLSPVWNDINPQHFALYAYSTSHHYDEVTRMLEERSAVWRNVASSSDTELFELIKQDEIDILFDLSGHTGDNRLSMFAMKPAPIQISWIGYPGTTGLKAMDYYLVMNHAPYPEVLAHQFTEKLLYVLFDRQFEPVVNGPDVNDLPALKNGYLTFASFNRPTKINDTVLSAWGKILVQLPTSKMIIGALPSQQSREHIRKRLESQGVQPDQLIFRERVNIMSYLAMHQEIDVLLDTFPYTGGTTTNYALWMGVPTLTLAGETYAARQGVVNLGQAGLNEFIADSEADYIDKAISWNNRLDELNQIRHSLRKKMEHDVGADNVTAATYFEQALRMVWKAYCAGEPPKSYAIGHSPVP
- a CDS encoding DegT/DnrJ/EryC1/StrS family aminotransferase, with the translated sequence MKKPVYVTSPLLPPLDEFTPYLEEIWENKWLTNNGTFHQRLEQALADYLGVPYLSLFSNGTLALLTALQALRITGEVITTPYSFVATSHTLLWNGLKPVFVDIDPVTCNLDPSKLEQAITPATSAILPVHCYGLPADVDRIQNIADIYGLKVIYDAAHAFGVKRNDVSILNHGDLSILSFHATKVFSTIEGGAIISQDEKTKKRIDYLKNFGFVDEVTVVAPGINAKMNEVQAAFGLLQLKYIDSALEQRKNIYLRYCELLKNIAGINVVNIPENVTWNYAYFPIFFSDDFPKKRDEVYNIMRERNIYARRYFYPLISTFPMYRGLDSAKEGGLPTATHIADNVLCLPIYPDLSDESILDVVRCISDCA
- a CDS encoding WbqC family protein, which produces MIKYAVMQPYFFPYIGYFQLMAEVDVFVVYDNIKYTKKGWINRNRILLNGKDSTFSLPLKKDSDFLDVKDRVLSETFNREDLINKICGAYRRAPYFKDVFPLLENIINYRDDNLFNYIFFSLKSIKEYLGLACDIKISSSINIDHSLKSQDKVLAFGNALGAKTYSNPPGGISLYSQDAFASHGMTLNFIQPNSIIYKQFDEPFVAWLSIIDVMMFNSSDEVLRLITTEYELI
- a CDS encoding glycosylase; the protein is MFQWKKLGKVFTPQEINDRPWLKEFAQAPATLVFDDFVRVYFSCRPPADEHGMYVSYSAWVDLDRHNLFNVLRVSETPILPLGQSGEFDEFGTYPVSVVRDENIFRAYYAGWTRCESVPFNVAIGMATSDDGDVFRKAGPGPIISYSPEEPFVMSGPKIRRFNGEWQLFYIAGRRWKRVDGRAEPVYKIRMALSSDGINWRKINKDLISSRIEEDEAQASPDVFYANGKYHMFFCYRYSEHYRGKKHGYRIGYAWSSDLIDWHRDDEKAGIDVSETGWDSEMISYPHVFELDGKVYMAYLGDQVGRYGFGLAQLEGELR